In one Salipiger abyssi genomic region, the following are encoded:
- a CDS encoding c-type cytochrome, with protein sequence MHRFIALAALCLATPALSNTFDEVKVSAGKQLFDAECRRCHAVDSTDPSYGPPLENVLYRGAGTYPDYDYSTALSASGIVWTPAALRAWMADNDGFMPGTKMRHVGIEDRTVQDFILAYLTSITTQDNRAIEGQE encoded by the coding sequence ATGCACCGTTTCATTGCGCTCGCCGCGCTCTGCCTGGCCACGCCGGCCCTGTCCAACACGTTCGACGAGGTCAAGGTCTCGGCGGGAAAGCAGCTCTTCGATGCCGAATGCCGCCGCTGCCATGCCGTTGATTCCACGGATCCTTCCTACGGTCCGCCGCTGGAGAACGTGCTTTATCGCGGCGCCGGCACCTATCCGGATTACGACTATTCCACCGCGCTTTCGGCCTCCGGCATCGTCTGGACCCCGGCGGCCCTGCGCGCCTGGATGGCGGATAATGACGGCTTCATGCCGGGCACCAAGATGCGCCATGTGGGCATCGAGGACCGCACCGTGCAGGACTTTATCCTCGCTTATCTGACGTCGATCACCACCCAGGACAACCGCGCCATCGAAGGGCAGGAGTGA